From the genome of Virgibacillus proomii, one region includes:
- a CDS encoding aspartate/glutamate racemase family protein: protein MLGIIRVLTTKDNQVLQEHGSRLTELYGIESKSSCIASQPNGIYDDESEKAAIPKIVALAQEMAEDEEIEAITISCAADPGLKEARQAVDIPVFGAGICGAHAASMVGSKVAVVGITEQPPPAMKKQLGETFYNYAFSPRLRKTTDLFQQYAKPELLRVINKAIEAGADVILFACTGFSTIRLKAYLQKHLEVPVVDLVEAQGIAYQLLRKEQPE from the coding sequence ATGCTAGGAATTATAAGAGTACTAACTACAAAAGACAATCAAGTCTTACAGGAGCATGGGAGTCGTTTAACCGAATTATACGGGATTGAGTCTAAGTCGAGCTGTATTGCTTCCCAGCCAAATGGCATTTATGACGATGAATCGGAAAAGGCCGCTATACCTAAAATTGTCGCTTTAGCACAAGAAATGGCTGAGGATGAGGAAATCGAGGCAATTACAATTAGTTGTGCCGCAGATCCCGGGCTAAAAGAGGCAAGGCAAGCTGTAGATATTCCAGTATTCGGCGCAGGGATATGTGGAGCACATGCAGCAAGCATGGTGGGAAGTAAAGTGGCGGTAGTTGGAATAACAGAGCAACCTCCACCGGCAATGAAAAAACAGTTAGGTGAAACATTTTATAACTATGCATTTTCGCCACGTTTGCGAAAAACGACAGACCTATTTCAACAGTATGCCAAGCCTGAATTGCTTCGGGTTATCAATAAGGCTATAGAAGCTGGTGCGGATGTCATTTTATTTGCTTGTACCGGTTTTTCTACAATTCGCCTTAAAGCGTATTTGCAAAAGCATCTAGAAGTTCCTGTGGTTGACTTAGTAGAAGCACAAGGAATTGCATATCAATTATTAAGAAAGGAACAACCGGAATGA